Part of the Pseudomonas lijiangensis genome is shown below.
GCGGGTTGGCATGCCCGTCGTCCGGGCACAGTGAGGCCCCGACTGCGCCATCACCGGCCCAGGGGTAACGAGCCTGCAACTGTGCGCGGTCAAGCAGTTGCAGGCCCAGGCCAAAGGCCCTGCTGGCTTGCTCGTAGGCGCGCAAGGCATTCATGTCCTGCTCGTTGCGGGCCAGTTTCAGGTGCCCGGAACGCACGTACTCACCGTCACTGCCGATCAGTTCACGCAGGCTGCCCCATAGCTCGTGAGCCCGCTGTGACAGAGGCAGTTGGGACAAAGGCCGACCCTGGCGCCTGACGCCGCCGTAATTGACCCCGCTGGAGTGCGAGCCGCAGAAGTCTCGTTCCAGCAGCGTCACCCGCTTGCCCTTGAGTGCCAGCATCAGCGCAGCAGAGGCGCCGACGATGCCACCGCCAATGATCAGTGCATCGGTTTCCATAGGGCGGCTCATGCTTCAGTCTCCAGGCCGAACGGCAGCGGTTTGATCGGAGCCTGGCCGCGCAGTCGACCAATGTTGTCCAGCCTGCGATGGCTTTCCCGGGCAATGATTTCCGCTGCGGCCATGCCACACAGGCGGCCCTGGCAACGCCCCATGCCGACCCTGCACATGGCCTTGACCCGATTGATCTCCCAATGGCCTTCTTGCACTGTGGATCTGATGTCGCCTGCACTGACTTCTTCGCAACGGCAGATGATGGTTTCGTCAGGTACGTTGGCGGCCCATTCGGCGGGGAACGGAAAGGCCGTCTCCAGCCCCAGGCGAAAGCGCTCGATCTTGTGCAGCTTGCTTTGCAGAGTCGAGAGGCGGTTCTGGTCGACAGGATGGCCGCTGTCTTCAAGCAGGCTCAGTGCTGCCAGCTCCCCGGTCATTTCTGCCGCATCGGCGCCCATGATTGCTGCGCCATCACCTGCCAGATAAACCCCTGAAACGCTGCTGCGCCCCGCATTGTCGCGGGTCGGCAGCCAGGCACGGTTCTGTGGGCTCCAGCTGAATGCGCAGCCGAGTATATCCGCCAGTTGGGTTTCGCTGCGCAAGGCATGGGCAAAGGCCACGGCATCGCACGCCAGTTGCTTTTGCTGGCCCTTGTGTTGCCAGCGCACGCCACTGACGCGCTTGTCACCTTCGATACGCTCCAGCGTTGCGCCCTGATGCACCGGGATGCCATGAGCCGTCAGCCATGCCCGGTAATAAAGACCTTTGGCAAGGGTGGCCGGTTGATTCAGCAAGGCAGGCAAGGCTCGGCATTGCGCGGAGAAGGGCGCGCTATCGAGCACGGCCACGACTCTGGCTCCGGCCTTGGCATATTGATAAGCCACCAGATAAAGCAGAGGGCCACTGCCCGCCAGCACAACGTTTTCGCCGATGGCGCAGCCCTGATACTTCAGGGCGATTTGCGCAGCGCCCAGGCTGTAGACACCTGGCAGTGTCCAGCCCGGAACGGGGAGAATGCGATCCGTTGCGCCGGTGGCGACAATCACTTGAGAGAAGTCGATCTGCCCCGCACGCGACTGATTCAGGGTGTCGAGCCGGCCGTTTTCGGCATTCCAGACCAGTGTCTGTGCACGATAGTCGATGCTGTCGGCCAGATCGTCCACGGCCTTATGCACTGCAATCGCTTTGCCGGCTTCAAAACCGTACAGGTCCTTGGGTGAGCGCTTGAAGTTCTCCGGCTGGCGGCGATAGATCTGCCCGCCGCCGCGCAGGCCTTCGTCGATCAGGCAGGGTTTTACGCCATGTTCGAGCAAGGTTTGCGCCGCCCGGATTCCGGCAGGGCCGGCGCCGATGATGACGACCTTTCTGGTGTCAGTTGCGATATGGTCGTTCATGACTGACGCCCCGGTTCGCGACTGACAACCTGGTCGGCTTGCAGCAGGGTCGAACAGGCCCTGACCCGCTGCCCGTCTCCCAGGCGTACCCAGCATTCCTGGCAGGCTCCCATCATGCAGAAGCCTGCACGAGGTTCTGCACTGAAATCGCTGCCGCGCAGGTGTTCGCTCGCCGTCAGTACGGCGGTCAGCAATGTATCGCCTTGCAACCCGCTGGCGGGCTGGCCATCCAGGGTGAAGGACAGGGCCGGACGGTCGAGTTCGACCAATCGTTTCAGCAATGCCATTGAATATGCGCTCCGGGCCTGAAGTTAATGTTTGCCGACCAGTACGCGATCCAGGCCATAGACCCGGTCGAGCAGAATCATGGTGGCGGCAGTCAGCGCAATGACCAGCGCCGAGACGGCGGCCATCATCGGGTCGATGGATTCGGTGGCGTAGACGTACATGCGCACCGGCAGGGTCTGGGTGGCAGGCGAGGTGACGAAGATCGACAGGGTCACCTCGTCGAAACTGTTGATGAATGCCAGCAGCCAGCCTCCGGCGACGCCGGGCAGGATCATCGGCAGGGTGATCTGGCGAAACAGCGTGAAGCGGCTTGCACCCAATGACTCGGCAGCCTGTTCGGCGCTACGGTCGATGCCGATGGCGGCGGCGATCACCAGTCGCAACACATAAGGCGTAATCACCACCACGTGGGCCAGGATCAACCATGTAAAGCTGCCATTGACGCCCATCAGCGCAAACAGCCGCAGCATCGCCACGCCCAGCACCAGATGCGGAATGATGATCGGCGACAGGAACAGCGCATTGAGGAAGTTGCGTCCCGGGAACTCATGGCGGGTGATGGCCAGCGCAGCAGGCACGGCAATCAGGGTGGCCAGCGTGGCAGAAACGAAGGCCAGCATCAGGCTGTTATAGAACGAGTCGATGAAGTCCGCCCGCTCGAAAACCGCCTTGAACCAGCGCAGCGAGAAGTCGGTGGTGGGCAGGCTCAGGGTGTTTTCCGGGGTAAAGGCCACCAGGCAGACAACCACCAGTGGCGCGAGCATGAACACCACGACCAGCGCATGAAATGACAGGGCCAGAGGACCGTTCTTGGACATGGATCATTCCCCCAGGGATTTTTTATAACGGCCTTCGATCATGCGATTCCACGACAGCATGATCAGCAGGTTCACCAGCAACAGCGCCACCGCGATGGTTGCGCCCATGGGCCAGTTCAGTTCCGAGAGGTACTGGTCGTAGATCACCGTAGCGACCATTTTCAAACGTCGACCACCCAGCAGGCCCGGGATTGCGAAGGAACTGGCTGCCAGCCCGAAGACGATCAGGGTGCCGGACAGCACGCCTGGCATGATTTGAGGCAGAACCACCATGCGCATGACTTTGGCCTGGCTCGCACCCAGTGACAGAGCCGCCTGTTCGGCAGCCGGGTCGAGCTTCTGCAGCGAGGTCCAGACCGGAATGATCATGAACGGCAGCATTACATGCACCAGGGCGATAATGACGGCGAACGGCGTATAGAGCAGCTTGACCGGTCGTCCGCCCATGGCCTGGATCATCTGATTGACCAGACCGTCGGCCCCCAGCAGCAGGCTCCAGCCAAAGGCCCGGACTACCACTGAAATCAGCAGGGGCGTGAGGATCAGAATCAGATATATCGAGCGCCATGGAGTGCCCATGCGGCTGAGAATGTAGGCTTCCGGCACACCGATCAGCACGCAGAGCAGGGTGACCAGCGCACTGATCCAGAAGGTGCGCAGAAAGATTTCGTAGAAGTACGAATCCGTCAGGACGGCGATGTAGTTGGCCAGTGTATAGCTATCGCTTTTGACCCCGACTTCGTAGTCGAAGACGTTGAACGACAGGATCAGTGTCAAGCCAAGAGGCAGAACCAGCAGGCCGATGAACAGGGCCAGCGCGGGCGCTGACAGCCAGTAGCCACGACCGTTCTGACGCATTTGCTTCAGCGGGTTCATGGCCGTACCTCATCGCTATCGAGCACGCGCAGCAGATCGGTCTGCCAGTCCATGCCAACGGCTGAACCTTCCGGCAGCGGCGGCTGGCCATCGTTGCGGCGTACAACGGTCAGTTCGCCAATCCCGGTTTCAATGCGGTACAGCCATTGGCTGCCGAGAAAGTAGCGGGTGATGATCCGGCCTTGCAGGCGGCCTGTACCGGGTTCTGTCAGGTCGATCTTTTCCGGGCGCAGACTCAGGGTCAGGGCACCATCACCGGCAGCCACCCGGACCTGAGGCAACCCGCTTTCATCCAGATCCCCCGACAGCATGTTGGCTTTGCCGACGAAGCCTGAAATGAAACGCGTGCGTGGGTGTTCGTAGAGTTTGTAAGGCTCGTCGATCTGGGTAATGCGTCCGGCCTGCATGACGACCACACGGTCGCTGATGGACAGCGCTTCGGCCTGATCGTGGGTGACCATCAGCGTGGTAATCCCCACTTCATTCTGTATACGCCGGATCTCGAACTGCATTTCCTCGCGCAGGTTGGCGTCCAGATTGGACAGCGGCTCATCGAGCAACAGCACCGGAGGCTCGATGACCAGCGCCCGGGCCAGTGCGACACGCTGGCGTTGCCCGCCCGATAACTCTCGGGGGTAGCGATCAGCATGCTGACTCAGGCGTACCAGTTCCAGCACCCGGCTTACCCGACGCTGGATATCTGCCGCAGGCACTTTGCGCATGCGCAGGCCAAAGGCGACATTGTCGGCAACGCTCATGTGCGGGAACAGCGCGTAGCTTTGGAACACCACGCCCAGGCCTCGGCTGCTGGGTTTGGCATGAGTGATGTCGCGACCGTCCAGCACAATGCGTCCGGCGCTGACTTCGACAAAGCCCGCGATCATTTGCAGTGTGGTGGTCTTGCCGCAGCCTGAGGGGCCAAGCAGTGAAACGAACTCGCCTTTTTCTACCGCCAGATGGGTGGCGATGACGGCATCGATGGAGCCGTAGCGTTTTGATAGTCCTTCAAGCTGGAGAAATGCCATGTCTGCTTGCACCTTGTTCTACGTGCGCGCCGAGGCACGCGTTTATCGTGGGCAGATGCGAAGTGAGGTCATGCAGTTGCGTGGACGTGGTGCTCGCTCTGTGTCGGCTACCGATGATTGTTCAAATCGCCCTTGTGGACTGAGAGTAGGACGAAGGCTAGGATGCACTCAATGAAGAATTTCACTGAATAACATCTTTTTTTGAATTTATTCATTTAATGAATTTAATGTTTGGAAAATGGACAATGAATTCCACTGATCGGAATGAAGAATCAAAAGAGGTCGGTACAGGTGCTGTTTCCCGTCTGTTTGCCGTGTTGCGTTGTCTGGGCGAATGCCCCGAAGGAGGCGAGCGTGTCACGCAGCTGGCCCAGCAGGTCGGTCTTTCCCAGCCCACGACTCATCGCTTGTTGCGCAGCCTTATGGACGAAGGGATGGTCGAGCAGGATGTACTCAGCAAA
Proteins encoded:
- a CDS encoding FAD/NAD(P)-dependent oxidoreductase, with translation MNDHIATDTRKVVIIGAGPAGIRAAQTLLEHGVKPCLIDEGLRGGGQIYRRQPENFKRSPKDLYGFEAGKAIAVHKAVDDLADSIDYRAQTLVWNAENGRLDTLNQSRAGQIDFSQVIVATGATDRILPVPGWTLPGVYSLGAAQIALKYQGCAIGENVVLAGSGPLLYLVAYQYAKAGARVVAVLDSAPFSAQCRALPALLNQPATLAKGLYYRAWLTAHGIPVHQGATLERIEGDKRVSGVRWQHKGQQKQLACDAVAFAHALRSETQLADILGCAFSWSPQNRAWLPTRDNAGRSSVSGVYLAGDGAAIMGADAAEMTGELAALSLLEDSGHPVDQNRLSTLQSKLHKIERFRLGLETAFPFPAEWAANVPDETIICRCEEVSAGDIRSTVQEGHWEINRVKAMCRVGMGRCQGRLCGMAAAEIIARESHRRLDNIGRLRGQAPIKPLPFGLETEA
- a CDS encoding (2Fe-2S)-binding protein, whose product is MALLKRLVELDRPALSFTLDGQPASGLQGDTLLTAVLTASEHLRGSDFSAEPRAGFCMMGACQECWVRLGDGQRVRACSTLLQADQVVSREPGRQS
- a CDS encoding ABC transporter permease, with protein sequence MSKNGPLALSFHALVVVFMLAPLVVVCLVAFTPENTLSLPTTDFSLRWFKAVFERADFIDSFYNSLMLAFVSATLATLIAVPAALAITRHEFPGRNFLNALFLSPIIIPHLVLGVAMLRLFALMGVNGSFTWLILAHVVVITPYVLRLVIAAAIGIDRSAEQAAESLGASRFTLFRQITLPMILPGVAGGWLLAFINSFDEVTLSIFVTSPATQTLPVRMYVYATESIDPMMAAVSALVIALTAATMILLDRVYGLDRVLVGKH
- a CDS encoding ABC transporter permease, which encodes MNPLKQMRQNGRGYWLSAPALALFIGLLVLPLGLTLILSFNVFDYEVGVKSDSYTLANYIAVLTDSYFYEIFLRTFWISALVTLLCVLIGVPEAYILSRMGTPWRSIYLILILTPLLISVVVRAFGWSLLLGADGLVNQMIQAMGGRPVKLLYTPFAVIIALVHVMLPFMIIPVWTSLQKLDPAAEQAALSLGASQAKVMRMVVLPQIMPGVLSGTLIVFGLAASSFAIPGLLGGRRLKMVATVIYDQYLSELNWPMGATIAVALLLVNLLIMLSWNRMIEGRYKKSLGE
- a CDS encoding ABC transporter ATP-binding protein; amino-acid sequence: MAFLQLEGLSKRYGSIDAVIATHLAVEKGEFVSLLGPSGCGKTTTLQMIAGFVEVSAGRIVLDGRDITHAKPSSRGLGVVFQSYALFPHMSVADNVAFGLRMRKVPAADIQRRVSRVLELVRLSQHADRYPRELSGGQRQRVALARALVIEPPVLLLDEPLSNLDANLREEMQFEIRRIQNEVGITTLMVTHDQAEALSISDRVVVMQAGRITQIDEPYKLYEHPRTRFISGFVGKANMLSGDLDESGLPQVRVAAGDGALTLSLRPEKIDLTEPGTGRLQGRIITRYFLGSQWLYRIETGIGELTVVRRNDGQPPLPEGSAVGMDWQTDLLRVLDSDEVRP